A section of the Oryza sativa Japonica Group chromosome 1, ASM3414082v1 genome encodes:
- the LOC4325894 gene encoding uncharacterized protein isoform X9: MRFVKGKGGTMQKQIEDETGVKIIFPSSKEETCVVLEAKTTEDIRKASEKIAKVLEEAVKSPILDYSHFISLPLAIHPSLVEKLNHFQCSILGTSSNVDSDKGEDLSEGSMDEIDHEQKQERSPSVSIKMQAHEESVRVKMDIKGSQPDFGIDKSIFIKPKTFHLTVLMLKLWNKDRIAKASDVLQSVSSQVMEALENRPISIQLRGLTCMKGSPARARVVYAPVLEVGEEGRLQRACKVITDAFVKSGLVLERDARQELKLHVTIMNVRHRKSKRWNQRNDSFDARNIFRKYGEHDWGEYLIPEIHLSQRFKFDERGYYYCCSSIPLPAAEMQTDGIAG, encoded by the exons TGGAACCATGCAGAAGCAGATTGAAGATGAAACTGGGGTCAAAATTATATTTCCATCTTCTAAGGAGGAAACATGTGTTG TTCTTGAAGCTAAAACTACTGAAGATATTAGAAAGGCTTCAGAGAAAATTGCAAAGGTTCTTGAAGAG GCCGTGAAAAGTCCAATACTAGATTACTCTCACTTCATTTCGCTTCCATTGGCTATCCACCCAAGCCTTGTTGAGAAGCTGAACCACTTCCAGTGCTCAATCCTTGGGACTTCTTCTAATGTAGATAGTGATAAGGGTGAGGACCTAAGTGAAGGTTCTATGGATGAAATtgaccatgaacagaagcaagAAAGGAGCCCTAGTGTTTCAATAAAGATGCAAGCCCATGAGGAGTCTGTCAGAGTTAAAATGGATATTAAGGGCTCCCAACCAG ACTTCGGCATTGACAAGTCAATATTTATTAAACCCAAAACCTTTCACCTAACGGTTCTTATGTTGAAGCTATGGAATAAGGATCGCATTGCTAAGGCTTCTGATGTGCTCCAG TCAGTATCGTCCCAAGTAATGGAAGCCTTGGAAAACCGACCAATCTCCATACAACTTAGAGGTCTG ACATGCATGAAAGGCTCACCAGCTAGGGCCAGGGTAGTATATGCTCCTGTGCTGGAAGTTGGTGAAGAGGGACGCCTACAACGTGCTTGCA AAGTTATAACTGATGCCTTTGTCAAGTCGGGCCTAGTACTTGAAAGGGATGCGAGGCAAGAATTGAAG TTGCACGTGACCATAATGAATGTGAGGCACAGGAAGAG CAAGAGATGGAACCAAAGAAACGACTCATTCGATGCTCGGAATATTTTCAGAAAATATGGGGAACATGACTGGGGCGAATACCTCATTCCCGAGATCCATCTTTCGCAGCGATTCAAGTTCGATGAAAGAGggtactactactgctgctcTTCAATCCCCTTGCCTGCGGCGGAGATGCAAACGGA TGGGATAGCCGGATAG
- the LOC4324276 gene encoding probable aquaporin TIP4-3, whose amino-acid sequence MAKLALGHHREATDPGCLRAVVAELLLTFLFVFSGVGSAMAAAKLGGGGDTIMGLTAVAAAHALVVAVMVSAGLHVSGGHINPAVTLGLAAGGHITLFRSALYAAAQLLGSSLACLLLAALTGGEEAVPVHAPAPGVGAARAVAMEAVLTFSLLFAVYATVVDRRRAVGALGPLLVGLVVGANILAGGPYSGASMNPARSFGPALAAGEWADHWIYWVGPLIGGPLAGLVYEGLFMGPPGHEPLPRNDGDF is encoded by the exons ATGGCGAAGCTCGCGCTCGGCCACCACCGCGAGGCCACCGACCCCGGCTgcctccgcgccgtcgtcgccgagctcctcctcaccttcctcttcgtcttctccggcgtcggctccgccatggccgccg CCaagctgggcggcggcggcgacacgatAATGGGgctgacggcggtggcggcggcgcacgcgctGGTGGTCGCCGTCATGGTCTCCGCGGGGCTGCACGTCTCCGGCGGCCACATCAACCCGGCCGTCAcgctcggcctcgccgccggcggccacatcaccctcttCCGCTCCGCGCTCTACGCCGCCGCCCAGCTGCTCGGCTCCTCCCTCGcctgcctcctcctcgccgccctcaccggcggcgaggaggccgtcCCGGTGCACGCGCCGGCGcccggcgtcggcgcggcgcgcgccgtGGCCATGGAGGCCGTGCTCaccttctccctcctcttcgccgtctacgccaccgtcgtcgaccggcgccgcgccgtcggCGCGCTCGGCCCGCTCCtcgtcggcctcgtcgtcggcgccaaCATCCTCGCCGGCGGGCCCTACTCCGGCGCCTCCATGAACCCGGCCCGCTCCTTCGGCccggccctcgccgccggcgaatgGGCCGACCACTGGATCTATTGGGTTGGGCCTCTTATAGGTGGGCCTTTGGCTGGGCTGGTTTATGAGGGCCTCTTCATGGGCCCGCCCGGCCATGAGCCGCTTCCTAGGAATGACGGCGACTTCTAA
- the LOC4324277 gene encoding probable aquaporin TIP4-2: protein MPLLPMTKLELGHRGEAWEPGCLRAVAGELLFTFLFVFIGVASTITAGKAAGGAGEAAAVTAAAMAQALVVAVLATAGFHVSGGHLNPAVTLSLAVGGHITLFRSALYVAAQLAGSSLACLLLRCLTGGAATPVHALADGVGPVQGVAAEAVFTFTLLLVICATILDPRRAAPPGTGPLLTGLLVGANTVAGGALTGASMNPARSFGPALATGEWAHHWVYWVGPLAGGPLAVVAYELLFMDVEDAGGAHQPLPQE from the exons ATGCCGTTGCTGCCGATGACGAAGCTGGAGCTCGGCCACCGCGGCGAGGCGTGGGAGCCCGGCTgcctccgcgccgtcgccggcgagctcctcttCACCTTCCTCTTCGTCTTCATCGGCGTCGCCTCCACCATCACCGCCG ggaagGCGGCGGGTggggccggcgaggcggcggcggtgacggcggcggcgatggcgcaggcgctggtggtggcggtgctGGCGACGGCGGGGTTCCACGTCTCCGGCGGCCACCTCAACCCGGCCGTGACGCTCtccctcgccgtcggcggccaCATCACGCTCTTCCGCTCGGCGCTCTACGTCGCCGCCCAGCTCGCCGGCTCCTCCCTCGcgtgcctcctcctccggtgcctcaccggcggcgccgccacgccggtGCACGCGCTGGCCGACGGGGTGGGCCCCGTCCagggcgtggcggcggaggccgtgTTCACGTTCACGCTGCTGCTGGTGATCTGCGCCACCATCCTCGAcccgaggagggcggcgccgccggggacggGGCCGCTGCTGACGGGGCTCCTCGTCGGCGCCAacaccgtcgccggcggcgcgctcaCCGGCGCGTCCATGAACCCGGCGAGGTCGTTCGGGCCGGCGCTGGCCACCGGCGAGTGGGCCCACCACTGGGTCTACTGGGTCGGGCCGCTGGCAGGTGGGCCCCTCGCGGTGGTGGCCTACGAACTCCTGTTCATGGACGTGGAGGAcgccggtggggcccaccagccgCTGCCGCAGGAGTGA
- the LOC107276826 gene encoding protein JINGUBANG — protein sequence MEFGRRKSFSFFEEDWKARPTAAARTPVHHHYARSPAREAAPHTPPRLSLSSVHGVELPGLVGVGGGGGGGGGVGGMCSPWVQSPLHGRVRFPPSPAAIYHCLSALHRLDGDVHALAVARGVLFTASDSGRVRAWAAPGCFNRGYLDVGRGRVPAIAACGGTLVTSHSRDHHVRVWTVCASAVCDHIRAKKAATLPAKGGILSFTKRRPPHHRDTVSCLVLHAVAGLLYTASHDHTVKAWKLSDGSCADSFVAHDGAINAMLINEADGCIFTGSADGTVKMWRRVYGGTTHALIIALRSELSPVNALTLCHAAAATGATRRCFLYAGSSDGYVNVWEKEASAGRPAHAGFLKGHRLAVFCLASGCGGRVVVSGSEDATMRVWRRDGKGGSTSHTCLAVIEGHRGPVRCLAVGGGEAGDVEGSMVVYSAGLDKSVKVWRIRVVGKEEEEDDDEDDLDDDDVDVVVGEEDAAETMSTAAGKVDTEARDEAAAAAAVVAEEEAEVVVGLGATPVLSPVWVEKRRTSRG from the coding sequence ATGGAgtttgggaggaggaagagcttTAGCTTCTTTGAGGAGGACTGGAAGGCGcggccaacggcggcggcgcggacgccgGTGCACCACCACTacgcgcggtcgccggcgagggaggcggcgccgcaCACGCCGCCGAGGCTGAGCCTCTCGTCGGTGCATGGGGTGGAGCTGCCGGGGTTGGTCGGAGttgggggaggtggtggtggtggtggtggtgtcggGGGGATGTGCTCGCCGTGGGTGCAGTCGCCGCTGCACGGGAGGGTTcggttcccgccgtcgccggcggcgatctACCACTGCCTCTCCGCGCTGCACCGGCTCGACGGCGACGTGCACGCGCTCGCCGTGGCGAGGGGGGTGCTGTTCACGGCGTCCGACAGCGGCCGCGTCCGGGCGTGGGCGGCGCCCGGGTGCTTCAACCGCGGGTACCTCGACGTCGGGCGCGGCCGCGTCCCGGCGATCGCcgcgtgcggcggcacgctggTCACCTCCCACAGCCGCGACCACCACGTCCGCGTGTGGACGGTGTGCGCCTCCGCCGTGTGCGACCACATCCGCGCCAAGAAGGCCGCCACGCTCCCGGCGAAGGGCGGCATCCTCTCCTTCACcaagcggcggccgccgcaccaCCGCGACACCGTGTCGTGCCTGGTGCTCCACGCCGTCGCGGGCCTCCTCTACACGGCGTCGCACGACCACACCGTGAAGGCGTGGAAGCTCTCCGACGGCAGCTGCGCCGACTCGTTCGTCGCCCACGACGGCGCCATCAACGCCATGCTCATCAACGAGGCCGACGGCTGCATCTTCACCGGCTCCGCCGACGGCACCGTCAAGATGTGGCGGCGCGTGTACGGCGGCACCACGCACGCCCTCATCATCGCCCTCCGCTCCGAGCTGTCGCCGGTGAACGCGCTGACGctctgccacgccgccgccgccacgggcgCCACCCGCCGGTGCTTCCTCTACGCCGGCTCCTCCGACGGGTACGTCAACGTGTGGGAGAAGGAGGCGAGCGCGGGGCGGCCGGCGCACGCCGGCTTCCTCAAgggccaccgcctcgccgtctTCTGCCTCGCctccggctgcggcggccgggTGGTGGTGAGCGGGTCGGAGGACGCCACCATGCGGGTGTGGCGGCGCGACGGCAAGGGCGGGAGCACGTCGCACACCTGCCTCGCCGTGATCGAGGGCCACCGCGGGCCGGTCCGGTGcctggcggtgggcggcggcgaggccggcgatgtGGAGGGGAGCATGGTGGTGTACAGCGCCGGTCTGGACAAGAGCGTCAAGGTGTGGAGGATACGCGTCgtcgggaaggaggaggaggaagacgacgacgaggatgacctggacgacgacgacgtcgacgtcgtcgtcggcgaggaggacgcggcggagaCGATGTCGACAGCTGCAGGGAAGGTCGACACGGAGGCgagggacgaggcggcggcggcggcggcggtggtcgccgaggaagaggcggaggtggtggtcgGGCTCGGCGCGACGCCGGTGCTGTCGCCGGTGTGGGTGGAGAAGCGGCGGACGAGCCGAGGGTGA